A stretch of Microbulbifer sp. SAOS-129_SWC DNA encodes these proteins:
- a CDS encoding 50S ribosomal protein L25/general stress protein Ctc has protein sequence MSDIKLNANVRSDEGKGASRRLRRLEGRVPGIIYGGKAEPQSISLLQKDLFKALESEAFFSSVLTVDVDGKSESVILRDLQRHPAKEMLLHIDFQRVSADTKVHIKAPLHFLNEDSCKGVKAGGIVSHTLTELEISAPASKLPEFIEVDLADLEMDAVLHISDIKLPAGVESVDLSHGEDHDLVVASVHKPRGAVEAEAAEGEEAEGGEAE, from the coding sequence ATGTCTGATATCAAACTGAACGCCAACGTCCGCAGCGACGAAGGGAAAGGTGCGAGCCGCCGCCTGCGTCGCCTGGAAGGCCGTGTCCCCGGCATCATCTACGGTGGCAAGGCTGAACCGCAGTCTATTTCCCTGCTGCAGAAAGACCTGTTCAAGGCACTGGAAAGCGAAGCTTTCTTCTCTTCCGTACTGACCGTAGACGTCGACGGCAAGAGCGAAAGCGTTATTCTGCGCGACCTGCAGCGCCACCCGGCTAAAGAAATGCTGCTGCACATCGACTTCCAGCGCGTTTCCGCCGACACCAAGGTACACATCAAAGCCCCGCTGCACTTCCTGAACGAAGACAGCTGCAAAGGCGTTAAAGCCGGCGGTATCGTGTCCCACACCCTGACCGAACTGGAAATCAGCGCCCCGGCCTCCAAGCTGCCCGAGTTCATCGAAGTGGACCTGGCCGACCTGGAAATGGATGCTGTGCTGCACATCTCCGACATCAAACTGCCGGCCGGCGTCGAGTCTGTGGATCTGAGCCACGGCGAAGACCACGACCTGGTTGTCGCTTCCGTGCACAAGCCGCGCGGCGCCGTAGAAGCCGAAGCGGCTGAAGGCGAAGAAGCGGAAGGCGGCGAAGCAGAGTAA
- the pth gene encoding aminoacyl-tRNA hydrolase translates to MSKAPDTPIQLIVGLGNPGPEYDRTRHNAGADFVTELARHHGAQLASDSKYRGLTGRVRIGGQDIRLLIPTTYMNRSGQSVGPLAHFFKIPAEAILVAHDELDLPPGTARLKAGGGHGGHNGLRDIISALGNNRDFMRLRLGIGHPGNAREVVNYVLQRAPRAEQEQLADAIEHAIDAMPEATSGDWGAAMKDLHTNNKS, encoded by the coding sequence TTGTCCAAGGCACCGGATACTCCAATCCAGTTGATCGTGGGGCTGGGCAACCCCGGCCCCGAGTACGACCGGACCCGTCATAACGCCGGTGCCGACTTTGTCACCGAGCTGGCGCGCCACCACGGCGCCCAGCTCGCGTCCGACAGCAAATATCGCGGCCTGACCGGCCGGGTGCGGATTGGCGGCCAGGATATCCGCCTGCTGATTCCCACCACCTATATGAATCGCAGCGGCCAATCTGTCGGCCCGCTGGCGCACTTCTTCAAGATTCCCGCCGAAGCCATCCTGGTCGCTCACGATGAGCTCGACCTGCCCCCGGGTACCGCACGCCTGAAAGCCGGCGGCGGCCACGGCGGCCACAACGGCCTGCGGGATATTATTTCCGCCCTGGGCAACAATCGCGACTTCATGCGCCTGCGCCTCGGCATCGGCCACCCGGGCAATGCCCGCGAGGTGGTCAATTATGTCCTGCAGCGCGCCCCCCGGGCCGAGCAGGAACAGCTGGCGGATGCCATTGAACACGCCATCGACGCCATGCCCGAGGCCACCAGCGGCGATTGGGGTGCAGCGATGAAAGACCTGCACACCAACAACAAATCGTAA